The uncultured Desulfovibrio sp. DNA window CTGGCGCAGGGCAATACGTCCGTAGCCCAGCAAGGTGGGCAAGGCGAACCGGCGAAATATCTGGCTGTTGAGATTTTCCACAAGCTGCTGGGCAAAGTTCTCCTGCCGTGTGAGCAGGGTCTCGCGCGCAGAGTTGGAAATAAAGAAAGAAAGCCCCAGGCTGGTCAGCAAAATGACCACCAGCGAGAGCCAGGATAATGTGCGGGCGTAACTTGGCAACGCGCTATCCGTGTCAACGGTCTGGGCGCAGGCATCCTCGCACTGGCGGATGCAGGCTTCGTTACGCTGCTTTTTTCTGAACATAGCAATGCCTTTGCGCGCACGGCGGCTCCGGGCGGCGCGGCACTTCTGCCACCACCGCTGGGGCGCAGGGAAAACGACCGCTACGCCCCGCCGCAAAGCCGCCGCTACGCGACAGGTTATAAAAACCCCAGGCATATCCGAAAGCCGCCGTCTGACGGCCACCGCCACTCCTGAAGCACATTTCGGCACACAGGCAAAGGGTTGCAACCAGCGCGGGACACCGTTTTTTTGCCCTTGGCAACGGTCCCGCACTGTTCACTTGCTTAAAACGTCTGTTCCATTTTGGGTACGGCAAGGTATTCCGCCAGATCGGCTTCTTCCTGCGCATAGCCGCCAGCCCCAAGCCGTGCGTTGGCAAGGCGTTTGCCCAGCTCCACTGCGGGTTGATCCAGCGGATTGATGCCCATGAGCCAACCCGTAAACAGGGTGGCCGCCTCAAGCAGCAGCATAAGCGAACCAGCGGCGCGGGGGCCGTTGTTGTGCATTTCCACATGCAGCAGGGGCACGCCGCTCTGGCACAGGGCCATACGGGTTCCCAGGGCCTCGGCTTCAAGCAGGCTGCCAAAGGGTTTGGCCCGCAGCCAGGCCCACTGATCCGGCACATCCATGCCGAAATTGGGCCCCTGCGCCTGATCGCGGCTGGTCAGGAAAATGCAGCCCTTGTTCCGCGGGCCGCTCAAAAACATCTGGTTGATGGAATGCTGATCCGTCACCCCGGTGGCTGGCACAGGCTGGCTGCCCTGCCCGTCCTTGCCCAGGCTTTCGGCCCAAAGCTGGGCAAACCAGTCGCCGTAGGCGGCCCACTGCGGAATGTAGCTGAAAAATATCAGCTGGCTGTAGCCCTTGTCTTCCAGAGCCTTGGCCCAGCAGGCCAGAGCAAACGAAGGATGATCAGCAACCTGCTCCGGATTTTGCAGCAGGGGGCGGGCAACATCGGCTGCGCCGTCCAGCAGG harbors:
- a CDS encoding glucose-6-phosphate isomerase, producing the protein MPHLLEWSRAYAHRLDADSAAALKARAPEVAQRLQRELASGELPFISMPFRAKLEVEMAPLIPRIKAYKHMLVLGIGGSALGARAMQQAFAPGQDGPAHRGPWLWIADNVCAERFEALLGKLNPAETVVVCISKSGGTIETISQYFLVRDWLKASVGEGWQDQMIVVTDERKGYLREEANRYGLTALEVPDYLGGRYSALSAVGLLPAAFLGIDWQALLDGAADVARPLLQNPEQVADHPSFALACWAKALEDKGYSQLIFFSYIPQWAAYGDWFAQLWAESLGKDGQGSQPVPATGVTDQHSINQMFLSGPRNKGCIFLTSRDQAQGPNFGMDVPDQWAWLRAKPFGSLLEAEALGTRMALCQSGVPLLHVEMHNNGPRAAGSLMLLLEAATLFTGWLMGINPLDQPAVELGKRLANARLGAGGYAQEEADLAEYLAVPKMEQTF